One Manihot esculenta cultivar AM560-2 chromosome 18, M.esculenta_v8, whole genome shotgun sequence genomic window carries:
- the LOC110606017 gene encoding gibberellin-regulated protein 11 isoform X1, which yields MGVLKTLLLVIVPLAFICYLVQSDQMPYLDFASAMFQVIEEVVDASLPQQIDCDGACAARCQLSSRPHLCKRACGTCCARCNCVPPGTSGNYDACPCYANMTTHGGRHKCP from the exons ATGGGCGTCCTGAAGACTTTACTCCTCGTAATTGTTCCTCTAGCATTTATCTGCTATCTTGTTCAATCTGATCAAATG CCATATCTTGATTTTGCATCGGCAATGTTTCAGGTCATCGAAGAAGTGGTGGATGCTTCGTTGCCACAACAAATAG ATTGCGATGGAGCTTGTGCTGCGAGGTGCCAATTGTCATCGAGGCCACACCTGTGCAAGAGAGCATGTGGGACGTGCTGTGCCCGTTGCAACTGCGTTCCTCCTGGAACTTCCGGCAACTATGATGCATGTCCCTGCTACGCCAATATGACAACCCACGGTGGCCGGCACAAGTGTCCCTGA
- the LOC110606017 gene encoding gibberellin-regulated protein 11 isoform X2 yields the protein MGVLKTLLLVIVPLAFICYLVQSDQMVIEEVVDASLPQQIDCDGACAARCQLSSRPHLCKRACGTCCARCNCVPPGTSGNYDACPCYANMTTHGGRHKCP from the exons ATGGGCGTCCTGAAGACTTTACTCCTCGTAATTGTTCCTCTAGCATTTATCTGCTATCTTGTTCAATCTGATCAAATG GTCATCGAAGAAGTGGTGGATGCTTCGTTGCCACAACAAATAG ATTGCGATGGAGCTTGTGCTGCGAGGTGCCAATTGTCATCGAGGCCACACCTGTGCAAGAGAGCATGTGGGACGTGCTGTGCCCGTTGCAACTGCGTTCCTCCTGGAACTTCCGGCAACTATGATGCATGTCCCTGCTACGCCAATATGACAACCCACGGTGGCCGGCACAAGTGTCCCTGA
- the LOC110606014 gene encoding epidermal growth factor receptor substrate 15 homolog, protein MVTTKRSQVDNLFDSLIKLLKDQQEQLKTLVRERKFLEDRIKLQNEQFLSEIRLFEDYITQMKEALVEKDMTCLLEAAKSDLMIGLKHKEASLYKLKLEQTEDELADFRACFDYLSRILEKNSKETDYGKQGDRHDDLKSAGSKRLHDEVKRINFEYEKLASEKHSEISALLKEKSFVWHQYNVLETNLNDKLKSKQAEIDKANEKIAKVLDSVELLHSSNSEKDEMIEKLKVKLAEVEEERNKLKEEIPLLSHELESLRKSTSALVTPAPKNGSTGSKASSQRVKSSGRKGSSIVVKKESSEKAVHSLNGAVKGSRSLKRKGDDETVTILETPKLFSSSFKFPKLKTSSTPVSLPYCIPF, encoded by the exons ATGGTTACTACAAAACGCTCTCAAGTTGATAACTTATTTGACAGCTTGATAAAATTGCTCAAGGACCAGCAAGAACAGCTTAAAACTCTCGTTCGAGAAAGAAAATTCCTTGAAGATCGCATCAAGTTACAAAATGAGCAATTTCTCTCCGAAATTCGTCTCTTCGAAGATTATATCACTCAG atgAAGGAGGCTTTGGTAGAGAAAGACATGACTTGCTTGCTTGAGGCTGCGAAATCTGATTTGATGATTGGACTCAAGCACAAAGAGGCTTCTCtttataaattgaaattag AGCAAACAGAGGATGAATTGGCTGATTTCAGAGCATGTTTTGACTACCTCTCTCGTATCCTCGAA AAAAATTCCAAGGAAACTGACTATGGAAAACAAGGAGATAGGCATGATGATTTAAAATCTGCTGGTTCTAAAAGGTTGCATGATGAAGTAAAAAGGATAAACTTTGAATATGAGAAGCTTGCTTCTGAAAAGCATTCTGAGATATCTGCATTATTGAAAGAGAAAAGCTTTGTATGGCATCAGTATAATGTTTTAGAGACCAATCTCAATGATAAATTGAAGAGTAAGCAAGCTGAGATTGACAAGGCAAATGAGAAGATTGCAAAAGTTCTTGACAGTGTGGAGCTGCTTCACTCTTCTAACAGTGAGAAGGATGAAATGATTGAAAAATTGAAAGTTAAATTGGCTGAGGTGGAGgaagaaagaaataaattgaAGGAAGAAATTCCGCTACTTTCCCATGAGTTGGAATCGTTGAGAAAGTCCACAAGTGCCTTAGTTACACCTGCACCAAAAAATGGCAGCACAGGATCGAAAGCTTCCAGTCAGAGAGTCAAAAGCAGTGGCAGGAAAGGAAGTAGTATTGTTGTGAAGAAAGAATCTTCTGAAAAAGCTGTTCATTCCTTGAACGGTGCTGTGAAG GGTAGCAGAAGCTTGAAGAGAAAAGGGGATGATGAAACTGTTACCATTCTAGAGACTCCAAAATTATTCTCCTCTTCTTTCAAATTTCCCAAGTTGAAGACTTCATCTACTCCAGTCTCATTACCCTACTGCATCCCTTTTTAA
- the LOC110606015 gene encoding ER lumen protein-retaining receptor erd-2.2, producing the protein MKATKRPIHAVATWVQRQPPKIKAFLAIISGMAALVFLRMVVHDHDNLFVAAEAVHAIGISVLIYKLMKERTCAGLSLKSQELTAIFLAVRLYCSLVMEYDIHTLLDSATLLTTLWVIYMIRFKLRSSYMDDKDNFAIYYVLIPCVVLSLLIHPTTQHHLINRICWSFCVFLEAVSVLPQLRVMQNTKIVEPFTAHYVFALGIARFLSCAHWVLQVLDTRGRLLTALGYGLWPPMVLLSEIVQTFILADFCYYYVKSLVGGQLVLRLPSGVV; encoded by the exons ATGAAGGCGACGAAGAGGCCGATCCACGCAGTGGCTACATGGGTCCAGAGGCAACCGCCCAAGATCAAGGCTTTTTTAGCTATTATTTCTGGGATGGCAGCTTTGGTTTTTCTTCGTATGGTGGTTCATGATCACGACAACCTATTCGTTGCTGCTGAGGCTGTTCATGCCATTGGAATCTCTGTCCTAATCTACAAGCTCATGAAGGAGAGGACTTGTGCTG GACTTTCACTGAAATCACAGGAGCTGACAGCTATATTTTTAGCTGTTAGACTATATTGCAGCTTGGTCATGGAATATGACATACACACGTTACTTGATTCAGCTACATTGCTGACCACACTATGGGTGATTTATATGATTCGCTTCAAATTGAGGTCCAGTTACATGGATGACAAAGACAACTTTGCAATTTACTATGTG TTGATACCTTGTGTTGTGCTCTCTTTGCTTATTCATCCAACAACACAGCATCATTTAATAAACAGGATTTGCTGGTCTTTCTGTGTTTTTCTTGAAGCTGTTTCAGTATTGCCTCAGCTTCGGGTTATGCAGAACACAAAG ATTGTTGAACCTTTCACAGCACATTATGTATTTGCACTTGGAATTGCACGGTTCTTGAGTTGTGCGCATTGGGTGCTCCAG GTATTGGATACTCGAGGACGCCTTTTGACGGCACTGGGCTATGGATTGTGGCCTCCTATGGTCCTCCTTTCAGAAATTGTGCAGACTTTCATTCTCGCGGATTTTTGTTACTACTATGTGAAGAG TCTCGTTGGTGGACAGCTTGTTCTTCGTCTCCCCTCAGGAGTAGTGTAA